A single Drechmeria coniospora strain ARSEF 6962 chromosome 03, whole genome shotgun sequence DNA region contains:
- a CDS encoding methylenetetrahydrofolate reductase 2, translated as MDKITEKIAALPADAEYFSLEFFPPKTAMGFANLRHRLERMEQALRPLFVNVTWGAGGSTSTKSLELAELCQRELGLTTCLHLTCTNMSRRLIDKALEDAKVLGIRNILALRGDPPRRDEYRDADADADSDGLSDEFNWAIDLVRYIRAKYGDYFCIGVAAYPEGHADESHPLGQSFEDDIPSLLDKVRAGADFIMTQLFFDIEAYAKFETTLRDHLEGAFKDIPIIPGLMPIQSFQMIRRTTKLSHAKMPEPILERLSAVKGDDEQVKLVGVDVITELIQQIRTIKRSPTCRRGFHFYTLNLEKAVSFIVERTGLIPPCSESESESDEAVLDESKPPTPRIQVNGDVPPRTSSHSRTSRRPSVGSDPHNRVIVGDRRPTLPEWETSSLEAAIPAGLFNSRSNTLAISEGEGVLGREATWDDFPNGRFGDARSPAYGEIDGYGVSLHMSVTQAVRLWGHPKTREDIDAIFVKHINGELEAIPWSEEELMAESSTIKTELHALNSKGLWTVASQPAVNGLPSNDSTFGWGPPRGFVFQKSFVEFFIPSADWKALRDRLTRPSVADVVCFYAANASGDFVSSDTTGGVSNATEAGSSTNAVTWGVFPGKEIMTPTIVEEVSFRAWAEEAFGIWGEWASVYGRGSESEKLLNDLRDDCWLVNVIHHEFVEKEALWKLLID; from the coding sequence ATGGACAAGATCACGGAAAAAATCGCCGCCCTGCCGGCGGACGCGGAGTACTTTTCGCTCGAATTCTTCCCCCCCAAGACGGCCATGGGCTTTGCCAACCTGCGGCATCGCCTGGAAAGGATGGAGCAGGCGTTGAGGCCCCTTTTCGTCAACGTCACCTGGGGCGCGGgcggctcgacgtcgaccaagtcgctcgagctggccgagctgTGCcagcgcgagctcggcctcacGACGTGCCTTCACCTTACCTGCACCAACATGAGCCGTCGTCTCATCGacaaggcgctcgaggacgcAAAGGTTCTCGGCATCCGCaacatcctcgccctccgaGGAGACCCCCCGCGCAGGGACGAGTAtcgcgacgccgacgccgacgccgactcggATGGTCTCTCGGACGAATTCAACTGGGCCATCGACCTCGTTCGCTACATCCGTGCCAAGTACGGCGACTACTTCtgcatcggcgtcgccgcctacCCCGAAggccacgccgacgagagccACCCGCTCGGCCAGAGTTTCGAAGACGACATCCCTTCCCTCCTCGACAAGGTtcgagccggagccgacTTCATCATGACCCAGCTCTTCTTCGACATCGAAGCCTACGCAAAGTTCGAGACGACGCTGCGAGACCACCTCGAGGGTGCCTTCAAGGACATACCCATCATCCCAGGTCTCATGCCCATCCAGAGCTTCCAGATGATCAGGCGAACGACGAAGCTCAGCCACGCCAAGATGCCCGAGCCGATTCTCGAGCGCCTGAGCGCCGTCAAGGGAGACGATGAGCAAGTCAAgctggtcggcgtcgacgtcatcaCGGAGCTCATCCAGCAGATTCGGACGATCAAGAGGAGCCCAACCTGCCGCCGGGGCTTCCACTTCTACACCTTGAACCTGGAAAAGGCCGTCTCCTTCATCGTCGAAAGGACCGGGCTCATCCCGCCGTGCTCCGAATCCGAATCCGAatccgacgaggccgtcttggacgagtcgaagccgccgacgcccaggATTCAGGTGAACGGCGACGTCCCGCCCCGGACGAGTAGCCATTCGCGCACCTCTCGGAGACCCTCGGTCGGCTCCGATCCTCACAACAgggtcatcgtcggcgaccgACGACCGACGCTGCCGGAATGGGAGACGTCCAGCCTCGAAGCCGCCATTCCCGCCGGACTCTTCAACTCTCGCTCCAACACGTTGGCCATTTCAGAGGGCGaaggcgtcctcggccgcgaggcgACGTGGGACGATTTCCCCAACGGCCGCTTCGGTGACGCCCGATCTCCTGCCTACGGCGAGATTGACGGATACGGCGTGAGCCTCCACATGTCCGTGACGCAAGCCGTGCGACTCTGGGGCCACCCCAAGACTCGGGAGGACATCGATGCCATTTTCGTCAAGCACATcaacggcgagctcgaggccattCCCtggagcgaggaggagctgatGGCGGAGTCGTCGACGATCAAGACGGAGCTCCACGCGCTGAACAGCAAGGGCTTGTGGACCGTCGCCTCGCAACCGGCCGTCAACGGCCTTCCCTCCAACGACTCGACCTTTGGTTGGGGACCCCCCCGCGGTTTCGTCTTTCAAAAGTCCTTTGTCGAGTTCTTCATCCCCTCGGCCGACTGGAAGGCACTGCGCGACCGGTTGACGAGGCccagcgtcgccgacgtAGTCTGCTTCTACGCCGCCAACGCGAGCGGCGACTTCGTGTCGTCCGACACGACGGGCGGCGTCAGCAACGCCACCGAAGCAGGCTCGAGCACCAACGCCGTCACCTGGGGCGTGTTTCCGGGCAAGGAGATCATGACGCCGaccatcgtcgaggaggtgAGCTTCAGGGCCTGGGCCGAAGAGGCGTTTGGCATCTGGGGAGAGTGGGCGAGCGTGTACGGGCGGGGATCGGAGAGCGAGAAGCTCCTGAACGACCTCCGCGACGACTGCTGGCTGGTGAACGTTATCCATCACGAGTTTGTCGAAAAGGAGGCGTTGTGGAAGCTGCTCATAGATTGA